The Ruficoccus amylovorans region AGCGGACGATCTGCGGGGCCAGGCCGCTGGTCGAGACCGTGATGCGCCGCGCCCCGACGTTGAGCCCCCACTCGGCGTTGACGATGCCCAGCGCGCGCAGGAGATTGTCGTAGTTGGCCAGTGGTTCGCCCATGCCCATGACCACGATATTGTCAAAAGAGGCCAGTTCCTCGCTGGCGCGGGGGGTGTCCGGGTCCTCCTGATGGCAGACCTGGATCAACTGATGGACAATCTCCCCGGCCGACAGGTCGCGCTTCCAGCCCGCCAGGCCCGAGGCGCAGAACTTGCAGCCATAGGCGCAGCCGACCTGAGTCGAAATACAGACCGTCTTGCGCGAGCGGTCCTGCCCCACCCCTTCCTGCGGGGCGCGGATGATGACCGTCTCGATGAGCGAATGATCCCGCAGGCGCAGCAGGAACTTGTCCGTCACGTCGGAGGACGTTTTCGCGCCCAGCCGCGAGGTCGGGGCGAAGTCGTAGGTCTCCTCCAGCCAGGTGCGCAGGGGCTTGGACAGGTTGGTCATTTCCTGCGGCCCGGCAGCGCGTTTTTTATACAGCCAATCAAGGATCTGCCGGGCACGGAACGGCTTCTCGCCGCGTTCGGCCAGGGTGGCGGCGAGCGAGTCGAGCGTCTCGCCGTGAATCGGCGGTTTCCCGGTAAATCCCTTCATCCGCCTATCAAGAGCGCATCGCCCGCCGGGGCGCAATAACGAATGAACCCGCCCCCGCGCAAAAGCCGCGCTTAACCCCTGCTGCAAGCCCCCTAATAGCGTCTGCAACAGCTTCCCGCGCTGTCGCCGTGGCATTTTTCCTGCTAATTTTCAGACGAGCCAGGCCAGATGCGATCTGGGATTATTGGCAGGTACAACCGAAGACCGGGACACCTTTAAACGCTACGCGATATGTCCAAAGCAAACGTGGAAAAACTCCTGACAGACGGCTGGACCGACAAGGCCCTCCGCGCCAAGTACAATGTCATCGAGACGAAAGAAGATTTCGTCGCCTCGGCCAATACCGACGGCTACGACTTCACCCTTGAGGAACTCGACGCCGTGCTCAAAGAGGAAGAACTCGACTTCTCCTCCTCCGGCAACCCGCGCTCCCGCGCCATCTGGCTGCACTGACCGGGCCGACTCAGTCCAGCCAGCGACGAAGGCTGCGCTTCTCCTCCGGGGTGCAGTGACTGAGGAGTTCGCCCACCTGCGCGAGGAAGTCCTCCGGCTCGTAGTTGGCGGTGCGCAGCAGGTACAGCAGCACGCCCTCGCGGTGGATCTGGTAACGCTGGCGTTTCTCATGGCGGAGTCCGGCCCGGCCGTTGGCGGTGTGTCCGAGGATTTTCTGGTTCAGGAAGCAGTCCCGCACAAACTGGTCGGTCTTGCCGATAACGGCGGCCACCTCTTTGGGGCTGAACCATTCCTGCCCCGGCGGCAGCAGGCGCTCGAAGTGCGCGTTCATTCTCATGGCGGGACGGACTTAAAGGACACGGGAAAAGCCTGCCCGCGGCCTGCGCCGCTGCCGGGCATCGCGGTAGCCCTGCTGGTAGGCTTCGCGGCGGGCCTGTTCGACGGCATCGCCGAGACGCTCGCCGAGGCGGTTGGCCATCATCTGGGCGTGAAAGACATCGCTGCAAAAGACCTTGGCGTAGGCTTGCCAGGTCTTGCCGCTGCGTAGCGGCAGTCCGGTGTCGATCACCAGTTCGGCACAGCGGCCATCGGGCTGCACCCGGATCAGCGGAGTGGCTCCGGCGCGAGGATCGGCGGGAGCGGGAAAAGTGGCCGCAAAGGCCCGGGAAGTAGATTCGGTCGTGGTCATATTTTTTCCTGGTTGAGGATGACTGGTCAGTGTTTGGTCGGATAGCGGGAAGCAGCACGCATCAGTGGCGCGGGACGGGTACGCAGTCGGTTTCGGCGTCGAGGTAACCCTCGCTGCGGAGGTGTTTTTTCAGGGCGCAAGCCACAAGGCTTGAGACCGAACGGTTGTCGTCAAAAGCCGCCTGGCGGGCGATCTCCCGCAAGTGTGGAGGCAGGCTCACTGAGACGTTGACAGTCGATATGGTTTTCACTTTCATAGTGAACATAAGATCACTCAAACACCCTCCATTCGCAAGTTGATTTTCAGCTTTTTACTATTTTACTATTATTTATTATTCATCGCCATTTATCAGCCACTTAGCCGTTCCATCCATGTCAGAAGACCAGAAACACAAAACCGTGGGCGTCAGCTTTCCGCCCGAACTGCGCCAGCGCGCCTCCGAACGGGCTCGGGGGCTGGGCTTGTCTTTTTCCAAGTACGTGACGCTCTGTGTCGAGGCCGAAGTCAGCGGCAAGCCGCCCCAACTGGTCATGGAAAACCTGCTCCCGGCGGGCGCGCCCCCGCTCAACCTTGAAGCGGCCCTCGAAGAAGGCTCCGACTACGGCGCGATGAAAGCGGCCTCCATCGGCTTCGAGGACGATATAGAGGAAATCCTGCGCCAGGAGGACATCTGCTACAGCCGTTTCGCCCAGGTGGCGCATCTGCGCACGGACTTCCTCGTCCAGCACGTGGACCCGGCCACGGGCCGCAACCTGCGCATCGCTCTGGAGTGCAAATACAATGTGCGCAAGCGCGCGACCGTCACCCTCGGCCAGTGCATTATCCTCAAAAGCCTGCCCGGCGTGGATGCCGTCATGCTGTGCGTGCCGTACCTGAAGCACTTTGACCCGCACCTGAGCGACACCTTTGCCCAGCAGGGCATCCCCATCGTCACCCCCGACTCACTCAACCCCGGACTCGAATCGCTGCTGGCCAGTCTCGCCCCGGCTTGATTCGCCTCTGGCGAGCCAGAGGGCTTACGGCTGGGCTGGCATCGCCATTCCGTTGGAGTAATAGAACAGAAAAAGCGG contains the following coding sequences:
- a CDS encoding Nif11-like leader peptide family natural product precursor, whose product is MSKANVEKLLTDGWTDKALRAKYNVIETKEDFVASANTDGYDFTLEELDAVLKEEELDFSSSGNPRSRAIWLH
- the rlmN gene encoding 23S rRNA (adenine(2503)-C(2))-methyltransferase RlmN, with the protein product MKGFTGKPPIHGETLDSLAATLAERGEKPFRARQILDWLYKKRAAGPQEMTNLSKPLRTWLEETYDFAPTSRLGAKTSSDVTDKFLLRLRDHSLIETVIIRAPQEGVGQDRSRKTVCISTQVGCAYGCKFCASGLAGWKRDLSAGEIVHQLIQVCHQEDPDTPRASEELASFDNIVVMGMGEPLANYDNLLRALGIVNAEWGLNVGARRITVSTSGLAPQIVRLSEEPIGLRLAISLHGATDEVRQQIMPVNRKYPLEKLLPAAKAFAERHGRMITLEFILIREINDTLEQARALARIARDLHAHVNLIPYNKVEGLPWVRPEIPRQDAFADVLRQARVSVTIRREKGHDINAACGQLRLQTERAEGTIEPVPARRSAPAGA